Proteins from one Fragaria vesca subsp. vesca linkage group LG6, FraVesHawaii_1.0, whole genome shotgun sequence genomic window:
- the LOC101303527 gene encoding uncharacterized protein LOC101303527, producing the protein MSIVTDELRAKADELYHGDAICQEKSKFLLTEKGLPNGLLPMKDMVECGYIKETGFVWLKQKKSTTHKFEKVGRLGSYATEITAYVEKGKIKKLTGVKTKELMIWVSLSDIYLEDGGKITFKSPTGLSRTFPASAFELDGPDGGKVVEEHEDVPEAVEV; encoded by the coding sequence ATGTCTATTGTAACTGATGAGTTGAGAGCCAAGGCTGATGAGCTCTATCATGGTGATGCTATCTGCCAGGAGAAGTCAAAGTTCTTGCTAACTGAGAAGGGACTCCCCAATGGGCTCCTTCCCATGAAGGACATGGTGGAATGTGGCTACATCAAAGAGACTGGCTTTGTTTGGCTCAAGCAGAAGAAGAGCACCACCCACAAGTTTGAGAAGGTTGGGAGGCTGGGAAGCTATGCAACTGAGATAACAGCCTATGTTGAGAAGGGCAAGATCAAAAAGCTGACTGGTGTCAAGACCAAGGAGCTCATGATCTGGGTGTCACTCAGTGACATCTACTTGGAAGATGGTGGGAAGATCACCTTCAAGTCCCCTACAGGGCTATCCAGGACATTTCCTGCCTCGGCCTTCGAGCTTGATGGACCAGATGGTGGCAAGGTTGTGGAGGAGCACGAGGACGTCCCGGAAGCTGTGGAAGTCTAG
- the LOC101304591 gene encoding uncharacterized protein LOC101304591, with translation MISLSCLCHSAMKPSCRIMSSIRKSTLFGFSPVKIHNGSAKNGNLSKFCVNFEQKSQYHTYPGRVLGFGSVLSDTQKAFKVPNWSFGQSGVVSRSFSTRGGCVIAGIEYKGREFSTSVETRVNENNFERIYVQGGVNVKPLVVERIDKDENVVGEEQSRIEVAIDENVEGVDEQAKVLSSEREFSDIEKEAWRLLRESVVTYCGSPVGTVAANDPNDKLPLNYDQVFIRDFVPSALAFLLKGEGEIVRNFLLHTLQLQSWEKTVDCYSPGQGLMPASFKVRIVPLDENKFEEVLDPDFGESAIGRVAPVDSGLWWIILLRAYGKITGDYGLQERVDVQTGLKMILNLCLTDGFDMFPSLLVTDGSCMIDRRMGIHGHPLEIQALFYSALRCSREMLAVNDGSKNLVRAINNRLSALSFHIREYYWVDMRKMNEIYRYKTEEYSTEATNKFNIYPDQIPLWLMDWIPEEGGYFIGNLQPAHMDFRFFTLGNLWSIVSSLGTPKQNEAILNLVEAKWDDLVGHMPLKICYPALEYEEWRIITGSDPKNTPWSYHNGGSWPTLLWQFTLACIKMGRTELAEKAVALAEKKLRADRWPEYYDTRTGKFIGKQSRLHQTWTIAGFLTTKMLVQNPEKAALLFWEEDYELLEICVCALSKSGRKKCSRGAARSQILV, from the exons ATGATTTCCCTTAGTTGTCTTTGTCATTCTGCAATGAAACCCAGTTGTAGAATCATGAGTAGTATTCGAAAGTCTACGCTTTTCGGGTTTTCCCCTGTTAAAATCCATAATGGGTCAGCAAAGAATGGAAATTTATCCAAGTTTTGTGTCAATTTTGAGCAGAAGAGTCAATATCATACATACCCAGGTCGTGTTTTGGGATTTGGGAGTGTTTTGAGTGATACCCAGAAAGCTTTTAAGGTACCCAATTGGAGTTTTGGCCAATCTGGGGTTGTATCTAGGTCGTTTAGTACTAGGGGTGGTTGTGTCATTGCTGGTATTGAATACAAGGGTCGTGAGTTTTCGACATCGGTGGAGACTCGGGTCAATGAGAACAACTTTGAGAGGATTTATGTTCAGGGTGGTGTTAATGTGAAGCCTTTGGTGGTGGAGAGGATTGATAAGGATGAGAATGTTGTGGGGGAGGAGCAGTCTAGGATAGAAGTTGCTATTGATGAAAATGTGGAGGGTGTGGATGAGCAGGCTAAGGTTTTGAGTTCGGAGAGGGAGTTTTCGGACATTGAGAAGGAAGCGTGGAGGCTGTTGAGGGAGTCGGTGGTGACGTATTGTGGGAGTCCTGTTGGGACTGTGGCTGCAAATGATCCGAATGATAAGCTGCCATTGAATTATGATCAGGTGTTTATACGGGATTTTGTTCCGTCGGCGCTTGCTTTCTTGCTCAAGGGAGAAGGAGAGATTGTGAGGAACTTCCTGCTTCATACATTGCAATTGCAG AGTTGGGAGAAAACTGTTGATTGCTATAGTCCAGGGCAGGGATTGATGCCTGCAAGTTTTAAAGTGAGAATTGTGCCTCTCGATGAGAATAAGTTTGAAGAAGTTTTGGATCCAGATTTTGGTGAATCAGCAATTGGTCGTGTCGCACCTGTGGATTCTG GATTATGGTGGATTATTCTGTTGAGGGCTTACGGAAAGATAACTGGTGACTATGGATTACAAGAAAGGGTTGATGTTCAGACAGGCTTGAAAATGATCCTGAACTTGTGTTTAACTGATGGCTTTGATATGTTCCCATCTCTTTTGGTCACAGATGGCTCATGTATGATAGACCGTCGGATGGGTATACACGGTCATCCCCTTGAGATCCAA GCCTTATTTTACTCGGCTCTACGGTGTTCCCGTGAGATGCTTGCCGTAAATGATGGATCCAAGAATTTGGTAAGGGCTATCAACAACAGACTCAGTGCTTTGTCATTCCACATCAGAGAATATTACTGGGTGGATATGAGAAAGATGAATGAGATATATCGATATAAGACCGAGGAGTACTCTACAGAAGCTACCAACAAGTTCAATATCTACCCTGATCAAATTCCTTTATGGTTAATGGACTGGATTCCAGAGGAAGGTGGATATTTTATTGGCAATCTACAACCAGCTCACATGGACTTTAGGTTTTTCACTCTTGGAAATCTTTGGTCTATTGTTTCATCTTTGGGTACTCCAAAGCAAAATGAAGCTATATTGAATTTGGTTGAAGCCAAGTGGGATGATCTTGTGGGGCATATGCCACTTAAGATATGCTATCCTGCCTTGGAATATGAAGAGTGGCGTATAATCACTGGCAGCGACCCAAAGAATAC TCCTTGGTCGTATCATAATGGTGGATCTTGGCCCACACTTCTGTGGCAG TTCACATTGGCATGCATCAAGATGGGCAGAACAGAACTAGCTGAAAAGGCAGTTGCTTTAGCAGAGAAGAAGCTTCGAGCTGACCGCTGGCCTGAATATTATGATACCAGAACTGGGAAATTCATTGGAAAGCAATCTCGACTTCACCAAACGTGGACCATTGCCGGGTTCCTTACAACTAAAATGCTGGTGCAGAATCCAGAGAAGGCAGCCTTGTTATTCTGGGAGGAAGATTACGAGCTTCTTGAGATATGTGTTTGCGCACTTAGCAAGAGTGGCCGGAAAAAGTGCTCCAGAGGTGCAGCAAGGTCTCAGATTCTTGTATAA
- the LOC101291162 gene encoding putative pentatricopeptide repeat-containing protein At1g56570-like, which yields MTSRKLLPRTHFNPIPTIIRNSLHCSQEQPTTQSNPPFFSKGPNLLATDLIKSYFQKGSLKEARKVFDEMSERDVVTWTAMIAGYTSCSHHSSAWGVFCEMFRSDMEPNAFTFSSVLKACKGMVSLLCGALVHGSTVKYGMKGSIYVENALMDMYGACCVSMDDACKVFSELHEKNAVSWTSLITGYTHRGDGYGGLQVFRQMLLEGVEPNPFSFSIAVKACASVGSQTFGRQLHSAVIKYAFDSHLPVMNSILDMYCKFCCLPEAKQYFDEMSQKDLITWNTLISGYEKSDPRESLSIFSRMESEGFSPNSFTLTSVTAACANMAALNCGEQVHGTIIRRGFNKNLALANTLIDMYAKCGSITDAHKIFSDMSDRNLVSWTSMMLGYGDHGHGKEAVELFDEMVMSGIRPDRIVFMAVLSACSHTGLVTEGLRYFKCMVNDYKVTPDKDIYSCVVDLLCRAGRIKEAYELIESMPFKPDESFWGALLGACRAHKLPHLSRLAAQRLIDLRPNMAGTYVMLSNFYAAEGKWGEYANMRMLMRGTGNKKEAGQSWIEVRNQVYSFVVGDKMGSHIKWVYGVLEFLIWHMKEAEYLTDLDCSIHDQDDGT from the exons ATGACCTCAAGAAAACTACTACCCAGAACCCACTTCAACCCAATACCAACCATCATCAGAAACTCACTCCATTGCTCCCAAGAACAACCCACCACCCAATCAAACCCACCTTTTTTCTCAAAGGGCCCCAACCTCTTAGCCACAGACTTAATCAAGTCCTACTTCCAAAAGGGCTCCCTCAAAGAAGCACGCAAGGTGTTCGATGAAATGTCTGAGAGAGATGTTGTTACTTGGACTGCCATGATTGCTGGCTACACTTCTTGCAGTCACCACAGCAGCGCTTGGGGTGTGTTCTGTGAGATGTTTAGGAGCGATATGGAGCCGAATGCGTTTACTTTTTCGAGTGTGCTCAAGGCTTGTAAGGGGATGGTTTCTCTTTTGTGTGGTGCATTGGTTCATGGCTCGACGGTTAAGTATGGAATGAAGGGGTCTATCTATGTTGAGAATGCGCTTATGGACATGTATGGTGCTTGTTGTGTTAGTATGGACGATGCGTGCAAGGTGTTCAGTGAGCTTCATGAGAAGAATGCTGTGAGTTGGACTAGTTTGATCACTGGATACACTCACAGAGGTGATGGCTATGGCGGGCTTCAAGTTTTTCGCCAAATGTTGCTG GAGGGAGTGGAACCGAACCCATTTAGCTTTTCAATTGCGGTTAAAGCGTGCGCTTCAGTTGGCTCGCAAACTTTTGGCAGGCAATTACATTCAGCAGTAATCAAGTATGCGTTTGATTCCCATCTTCCAGTCATGAATTCCATACTGGACATGTACTGCAAGTTTTGTTGTTTACCAGAGGCAAAGCAGTACTTTGATGAAATGAGTCAAAAAGATCTGATTACCTGGAACACCTTGATTTCCGGATATGAAAAATCGGATCCTAGAGAGTCCCTAAGTATATTTTCTCGTATGGAGTCAGAAGGATTTAGTCCGAATAGCTTCACATTAACCAGCGTTACAGCGGCCTGTGCTAACATGGCAGCATTGAACTGTGGTGAACAAGTTCATGGTACAATCATCCGTAGAGGCTTTAATAAGAACTTGGCATTGGCTAATACACTTATTGACATGTATGCCAAGTGTGGGAGCATCACTGACGCGCACAAAATATTTAGTGACATGTCTGATAGAAATTTAGTCTCCTGGACTTCCATGATGCTTGGATATGGGGATCATGGGCATGGAAAAGAAGCTGTTGAGTTGTTTGATGAGATGGTAATGTCAGGTATTAGGCCAGATCGAATAGTGTTTATGGCAGTTCTGAGTGCGTGCAGCCATACTGGACTTGTCACTGAAGGCTTGAGGTATTTCAAATGTATGGTAAATGATTACAAGGTTACTCCAGATAAGGACATATATAGTTGCGTGGTGGATTTACTGTGCCGTGCTGGTAGAATCAAGGAAGCTTATGAGTTAATAGAGAGCATGCCATTTAAGCCTGACGAGTCTTTTTGGGGTGCACTGCTTGGAGCTTGCAGAGCACATAAGCTTCCCCATTTGAGCAGACTAGCTGCCCAGAGGTTAATAGATTTGAGGCCAAACATGGCGGGAACATATGTGATGCTGTCAAATTTTTATGCCGCTGAAGGTAAATGGGGAGAATACGCCAATATGAGAATGTTGATGAGAGGAACAGGGAATAAGAAAGAGGCAGGACAGAGTTGGATTGAGGTAAGAAATCAGGTTTATAGTTTTGTTGTAGGAGATAAGATGGGTTCTCATATAAAGTGGGTGTATGGAGTTTTGGAATTTCTGATTTGGCATATGAAAGAGGCCGAATACTTAACTGATTTGGATTGCTCTATACATGACCAAGATGATGGAACCTGA
- the LOC101290880 gene encoding pentatricopeptide repeat-containing protein At1g08070-like: MNLAKVTINLSILETQLPKCKNLKRFNQILSQMILTGFIRDTYAASRVLKFSTDSSFSDIDLSFRVFNQIENPNGFIWNTMMKAYIQRSCPQKTLGLYKLMLVKNGDRDNYTYPILVQACALRGAEFEGKQMHSHVLKFGFGSDVYVQNTLINMYAVCENMRDARNVFDEMPVLDSVAWNSILAGYVRVWNVEQAKCIYEKMPVRNTIASNSMIVLFGKRGCVNEARRLFDDLPQKDMVSWSALISCFEQNEMYEDALEMFVKMVAEGVMVDEVVVVSVLSACAHMSGVHTGKLIHGLVVKIGIESYVNLQNAFIHMYSSCGEIIVAEKLFNAAYNLDQISWNSMISGYLRCGLVETAQRLFDSMPEKDVVSWSAMISGYAQHDRFSETLALFQEMQLSGIRPDETTLVSVISACTHLAALDLGQWIHAYIRKNRLKVNVFLGTTLINMYLKCGCVENALEVFEETAEKGVSTWNALILGLAMNGLVEKSLEMFSEMKKCGVAPNEITFMGVMGACRHMGLVDEGRRHFDSMMQEHKIEPNVKHYGCMVDLLGRAGLLKEAEDLIESMPMTPDVATWGALLGACKKHGDHDRGERIGRKLIELDPNHDGFHVLLSNICASKGDWDGVHEIRGIMMQHGVVKTPGCSMIEADGVVYEFLAGDQKHPRMKEIEVMLYEMAQKLKREGYAPDTNEVSFDIDEEEKETALFRHSEKLAIAFGLIAISPPSPIRIIKNLRICNDCHMAAKFVSKAFGRDIVVRDKHRFHHFKQGSCSCNDYW, translated from the coding sequence ATGAACTTGGCTAAAGTGACCATAAACTTGTCAATTTTAGAGACCCAGTTGCCGAAATGCAAGAATCTTAAGCGGTTCAATCAAATTCTATCTCAGATGATCCTCACTGGTTTCATTAGAGACACATATGCAGCAAGTAGAGTCCTCAAGTTTTCAACCGACTCATCTTTCAGTGACATTGATTTGTCATTTAGAGTTTTCAATCAAATTGAGAACCCAAATGGGTTCATTTGGAACACTATGATGAAGGCTTATATACAAAGAAGCTGTCCCCAAAAGACTTTGGGTCTTTATAAATTGATGTTGGTTAAGAATGGGGATAGAGATAACTATACTTACCCAATTCTAGTTCAAGCTTGTGCTTTGAGAGGAGCAGAGTTTGAAGGGAAGCAGATGCATAGTCATGTTTTGAAGTTTGGGTTTGGTTCAGATGTGTATGTGCAGAACACATTGATCAATATGTATGCTGTTTGTGAGAATATGAGGGATGCACGCAATGTGTTTGATGAAATGCCTGTGTTGGATTCGGTTGCATGGAATTCGATATTGGCAGGATATGTTAGGGTGTGGAATGTGGAGCAGGCAAAGTGTATATATGAGAAAATGCCTGTGAGGAACACGATTGCTTCGAATTCTATGATTGTGTTGTTTGGTAAAAGAGGTTGTGTGAATGAGGCTCGGCGGTTGTTTGATGATCTGCCTCAGAAGGATATGGTTTCGTGGAGTGCGTTGATTTCTTGTTTCGAGCAAAATGAGATGTATGAGGATGCTTTGGAAATGTTTGTGAAAATGGTTGCTGAGGGAGTTATGGTGGATGAGGTTGTGGTGGTCAGTGTGCTTTCGGCATGTGCACATATGTCAGGTGTCCACACAGGGAAGTTGATCCATGGGTTAGTTGTGAAAATTGGAATTGAAAGTTATGTTAATCTTCAAAATGCTTTTATTCATATGTATTCGAGTTGTGGGGAGATAATAGTTGCGGAGAAACTGTTCAATGCAGCCTACAATCTGGATCAGATATCTTGGAACTCAATGATATCAGGGTACTTGAGATGTGGTTTAGTCGAAACTGCTCAGAGATTATTTGATTCCATGCCTGAGAAGGATGTAGTGTCTTGGAGTGCAATGATATCAGGCTATGCTCAGCATGATCGCTTTTCAGAAACTTTGGCATTGTTCCAGGAGATGCAGCTTTCTGGAATTAGGCCTGATGAGACCACTTTGGTGAGCGTCATCTCTGCATGCACTCATTTGGCTGCCCTTGACCTGGGCCAATGGATTCATGCTTATATAAGGAAAAATAGGCTTAAAGTTAATGTGTTTCTTGGGACAACCCTTATTAATATGTACTTGAAATGTGGGTGTGTGGAAAATGCATTGGAGGTCTTTGAGGAGACGGCAGAAAAGGGAGTTTCTACTTGGAATGCCCTAATTCTTGGGTTGGCAATGAATGGGTTGGTGGAGAAGTCCCTTGAAATGTTTTCAGAGATGAAGAAATGTGGTGTGGCACCTAATGAGATAACCTTTATGGGAGTTATGGGAGCTTGTCGTCACATGGGCTTAGTAGATGAGGGGCGTCGCCATTTTGATTCCATGATGCAGGAACACAAGATAGAACCCAATGTTAAGCATTATGGATGCATGGTTGATCTTCTCGGACGTGCAGGTTTGCTCAAGGAGGCAGAAGACCTCATTGAAAGTATGCCTATGACACCAGATGTTGCGACATGGGGTGCCTTACTGGGGGCTTGTAAGAAACATGGGGACCATGACAGGGGTGAGAGGATAGGAAGAAAACTCATTGAGCTCGATCCTAACCATGACGGCTTCCATGTGTTGTTGTCCAATATATGTGCTTCAAAAGGTGATTGGGATGGTGTTCATGAGATTAGGGGAATAATGATGCAACATGGGGTGGTAAAGACCCCCGGTTGTAGCATGATTGAAGCAGATGGTGTAGTTTATGAATTTCTAGCAGGAGATCAGAAACACCCTCGAATGAAAGAAATTGAGGTAATGCTATATGAAATGGCTCAGAAGCTGAAGAGGGAAGGTTATGCACCAGATACAAATGAGGTATCCTTTGACATTGATGAAGAGGAGAAGGAAACTGCTCTTTTCAGACACAGTGAGAAACTGGCAATTGCCTTTGGACTAATTGCTATCAGTCCACCGTCGCCAATACGGATAATAAAGAATCTGCGAATATGTAATGATTGTCACATGGCAGCAAAGTTCGTCTCAAAAGCTTTTGGTCGTGACATTGTGGTGAGGGATAAACATCGGTTTCACCACTTTAAGCAGGGATCTTGTTCCTGCAATGACTACTGGTAG
- the LOC101305483 gene encoding psbP domain-containing protein 1, chloroplastic-like, whose amino-acid sequence MARLVMQHHQQNRLPSFSPLPSLSDFNGTKLQTQLQYRRKVSQPKEALHVTASNAKKTLKVSLTEQMSGESNKGGAAEFSSKTKDFAVPRRNAMALILSGCIFSQVSWQSPAFAVQSVALREYVDSFDGYSFKYPKNWIQVKGAGADIFFRDPYILDENLAVDLSSPSSSNYKSVEDLGPPEVAGKQVLRQYLTEFMSTRLGVKREGKVLSTSSRVADDGKLYYQVEVNIKSYASNNELAVMPKDRVVSMEWNRRYLTVLGVENNQLYALRLQTPENVFVEEESDLRRVMESFRVNKVAA is encoded by the exons ATGGCAAGGTTGGTGATGCAGCACCACCAACAGAACAGACTACCTTCTTTCTCTCCTCTTCCTTCTCTTTCTGACTTCAATGGCACCAAACTCCAAACTCAACTCCAG TATAGGAGAAAAGTATCACAGCCAAAAGAAGCATTACATGTTACAGCATCAAATGCAAAGAAGACTCTTAAA GTGAGCCTCACTGAGCAAATGTCAGGTGAATCGAATAAGGGTGGTGCTGCTGAATTTTCTTCCAAG ACTAAAGATTTTGCAGTTCCTAGGAGGAATGCAATGGCCTTAATCTTGTCAGGTTGCATCTTCTCTCAAGTCAGTTGGCAAAGTCCTGCATTTGCTGTACAATCTGTTGCATTAAGGGAATACGTAGATAGTTTTGATGGCTACTCATTCAAGTACCCTAAGAATTGGATTCAAGTTAAAGGTGCTGGAGCTGACATATTCTTTAGAGACCCTTATATTCTTGATGAAAACCTAGCTGTGGATTTGTCCTCTCCTTCATCCTCGAATTACAAGAGTGTTGAAGATCTGGGGCCACCAGAAGTAGCCGGAAAGCAAGTGCTTAGGCAGTATCTGACAGAGTTCATGTCTACAAGACTCGGGGTGAAGCGTGAGGGGAAAGTTCTCTCTACATCTTCAAGAGTTGCTGACGATGGGAAGCTTTATTATCAAGTTGAG GTGAACATAAAATCATATGCAAGCAACAATGAACTAGCTGTTATGCCAAAAGACCGCGTAGTAAGTATGGAATGGAACAGGAGGTACCTCACTGTTCTAGGAGTTGAAAACAACCAATTGTATGCTTTGAGATTACAGACACCAGAAAATGTATTTGTGGAAGAAGAAAGTGATCTTCGCCGGGTTATGGAGTCATTTAGAGTGAACAAGGTGGCTGCTTAA
- the LOC101304299 gene encoding RNA polymerase-associated protein RTF1 homolog, protein MILSLMVAVVSLYITPCFGEALLLHKETATMADLENLLLEAAGRTGAAVKNRQQLPTSRKRHGGSFSDDESDSGDEDSDGGRNHASRKPSQVPLKKRFDPAERGSDEEHDDASDHESENSDESDLGTDLYKDDADRRRLSEMTELEREMILTNRAEKKDGKKFMEKLRSKRDKERSIQSKKESSSVPFSRGVRSSARTAEKSAALGDALSQLREKRLKQQDSKARSSLRDSSKENVGSQDFSPIKRKSLVAESLIDSDQNENEGGLQTEDVGSASDNEFSDSDEEKVEPPTYQDIKDITIPRSKLAKWCMEPFFEELIVGCFVRLGFGKSSSGPIYKLCMVQNVDATDLNRQYQLEGKMTHKYLNCVWGSESSASKWQMAMVSNSAPEEEEYNDWIREVKRSAGYMPSKHDVLEKRETLQKSNTFVYSATTVKQMLQEKRASARPVNIAVEKDRLRRQLEVAESKHDMEEVGRIKTRLQELEASRQSQEKDSKAIRLAEMNRKNRFENFKNASGLKPINTNLKAGEAGYDPFSRRWTRSRNYYVGKPGGGDEAAEDETAEAANGFLGASNDKAEAKVMGEFGVKATAAALEAAAGAGKLVDTRAPVDQATEAYTLHNFELPISLAGLQKFGGPHGAPAAYSARKQKIEATLGYKVPEDDGKRHALTLSVSDYKRRRGLL, encoded by the coding sequence ATGATCCTTTCTCTTATGGTTGCAGTAGTTAGTCTCTATATTACACCCTGTTTTGGAGAAGCATTACTATTGCACAAGGAGACAGCAACCATGGCAGACTTGGAGAATTTGCTTCTTGAGGCAGCAGGACGAACCGGTGCAGCTGTGAAAAACCGCCAGCAACTTCCAACTTCTAGAAAGCGACATGGAGGTTCCTTCTCTGATGATGAAAGTGACTCTGGGGATGAAGACTCAGATGGTGGTCGTAATCATGCAAGCAGGAAGCCCTCTCAAGTACCTCTGAAGAAGAGGTTTGACCCTGCTGAAAGAGGCAGTGACGAAGAGCATGATGATGCTTCTGATCATGAGAGCGAAAACAGTGATGAATCTGATCTTGGTACTGATCTCTACAAGGATGATGCTGATCGAAGACGGCTTTCAGAGATGACTGAACTTGAAAGAGAGATGATTCTGACAAATAGAGCAGAAAAGAAAGATGGTAAGAAGTTTATGGAAAAATTAAGATCAAAGAGAGACAAAGAAAGATCAATCCAATCAAAGAAAGAATCTTCTTCTGTCCCATTCTCCCGTGGTGTACGCTCATCAGCTAGGACTGCTGAAAAATCAGCTGCTTTAGGTGATGCATTGAGTCAGTTACGAGAGAAGCGTCTGAAGCAACAAGACTCGAAGGCTCGCAGTAGTCTGAGAGATTCATCAAAAGAAAATGTAGGTAGCCAGGATTTTTCACCAATCAAGCGTAAATCCCTTGTTGCAGAAAGTCTGATTGACTCGGATCAAAATGAGAATGAAGGGGGTTTACAAACTGAAGATGTAGGATCAGCTTCGGATAATGAATTTTCAGATAGTGATGAGGAAAAGGTAGAGCCACCAACATATCAGGACATAAAGGACATTACCATTCCAAGGTCGAAACTTGCAAAATGGTGTATGGAGCCATTTTTTGAGGAGCTAATTGTGGGTTGCTTTGTTAGGCTTGGATTTGGGAAATCATCAAGTGGTCCAATCTACAAGCTTTGCATGGTTCAGAATGTGGATGCCACAGATTTGAACCGGCAGTACCAGCTAGAGGGAAAAATGACACATAAATATTTGAACTGTGTTTGGGGAAGTGAAAGTTCTGCTTCTAAGTGGCAGATGGCTATGGTCTCAAATTCTGCTCCAGAGGAGGAGGAGTATAACGATTGGATTAGGGAAGTGAAGCGTAGTGCTGGCTACATGCCAAGCAAACATGATGTATTAGAAAAGAGGGAGACCCTACAGAAATCCAACACATTTGTTTACTCAGCAACAACTGTGAAGCAAATGTTGCAGGAGAAACGAGCCTCAGCAAGACCAGTGAACATTGCAGTTGAGAAGGATAGGTTGAGGAGGCAGTTGGAGGTTGCAGAAAGCAAGCATGACATGGAGGAAGTTGGGAGGATTAAGACAAGGCTCCAGGAATTGGAAGCATCCAGGCAATCTCAGGAGAAAGATTCCAAGGCCATTAGGTTAGCTGAGATGAACAGGAAGAACAGGTTTGAGAACTTTAAGAATGCTTCTGGATTGAAACCGATAAATACGAATCTGAAAGCTGGGGAGGCTGGTTATGATCCTTTCTCAAGAAGATGGACTAGATCGAGGAATTACTATGTTGGGAAGCCTGGAGGAGGAGATGAAGCCGCTGAAGATGAGACTGCTGAGGCAGCAAATGGATTTCTAGGTGCCAGCAACGACAAGGCTGAAGCAAAAGTAATGGGAGAGTTTGGCGTGAAAGCAACAGCGGCAGCGTTGGAAGCTGCAGCAGGTGCAGGGAAGTTGGTTGATACAAGGGCTCCTGTGGACCAAGCGACAGAGGCGTATACACTCCACAATTTCGAGCTGCCAATCTCACTGGCTGGACTTCAGAAGTTTGGTGGACCTCATGGGGCTCCGGCTGCGTACTCGGCCAGGAAGCAAAAGATAGAAGCTACATTAGGATACAAGGTCCCGGAGGATGATGGCAAGAGACATGCTCTGACTTTGTCAGTTAGTGATTATAAGAGAAGAAGAGGACTTCTCTGA
- the LOC101303819 gene encoding uncharacterized protein LOC101303819 isoform 2, translated as MPETLPPSPLGEESMEDVGENDPIVSDGYFTKGALVEVSSDEEGFHGSWFAATVVKSMGKDGFLVEYKCLRTEDDSAFLREEVDNMHIRPHPPENVVDCFKKLDEVDALHNDGWWVGVVSKVLRGSRYIVYFRETCEELEYHHSELRLHQDWIDGKWVIPSQELKL; from the exons ATGCCGGAAACGCTTCCGCCGTCTCCGTTGGGTGAAGAATCGATGGAAGATGTTGGAGAG AATGATCCGATTGTGAGCGATGGGTACTTCACCAAAGGAGCATTGGTTGAGGTTAGCAGTGATGAGGAAGGATTCCATGGTTCTTGGTTTGCGGCAACTGTAGTGAAATCCATGGGGAAAGACGGGTTCCTTGTCGAGTACAAGTGCTTGAGGACGGAGGATGATTCGGCATTTTTGAGAGAGGAGGTGGATAACATGCACATACGACCTCATCCACCGGAAAATGTTGTTGATTGTTTCAAGAAACTTGATGAAGTTGATGCTTTGCACAATGATGGTTGGTGGGTTGGTGTGGTTTCTAAGGTTCTAAGAGGTTCAAGGTACATAGTCTACTTCAGGGAAACCTGTGAGGAACTTGAATATCATCACTCTGAGTTAAGACTTCATCAGGACTGGATTGATGGCAAATGGGTTATCCCATCTCAG GAATTAAAGTTATAG
- the LOC101303819 gene encoding uncharacterized protein LOC101303819 isoform 1, translating into MPETLPPSPLGEESMEDVGENDPIVSDGYFTKGALVEVSSDEEGFHGSWFAATVVKSMGKDGFLVEYKCLRTEDDSAFLREEVDNMHIRPHPPENVVDCFKKLDEVDALHNDGWWVGVVSKVLRGSRYIVYFRETCEELEYHHSELRLHQDWIDGKWVIPSQVWLYLISTIFIDIFVLCFSVQCQIF; encoded by the exons ATGCCGGAAACGCTTCCGCCGTCTCCGTTGGGTGAAGAATCGATGGAAGATGTTGGAGAG AATGATCCGATTGTGAGCGATGGGTACTTCACCAAAGGAGCATTGGTTGAGGTTAGCAGTGATGAGGAAGGATTCCATGGTTCTTGGTTTGCGGCAACTGTAGTGAAATCCATGGGGAAAGACGGGTTCCTTGTCGAGTACAAGTGCTTGAGGACGGAGGATGATTCGGCATTTTTGAGAGAGGAGGTGGATAACATGCACATACGACCTCATCCACCGGAAAATGTTGTTGATTGTTTCAAGAAACTTGATGAAGTTGATGCTTTGCACAATGATGGTTGGTGGGTTGGTGTGGTTTCTAAGGTTCTAAGAGGTTCAAGGTACATAGTCTACTTCAGGGAAACCTGTGAGGAACTTGAATATCATCACTCTGAGTTAAGACTTCATCAGGACTGGATTGATGGCAAATGGGTTATCCCATCTCAGGTATGGCTCTATCTTATATCAACCATTTTTATTGACATATTTGTACTTTGTTTTAGTGTTCAGTGCCAGATTTTCTGA